In Oryza glaberrima chromosome 8, OglaRS2, whole genome shotgun sequence, the following are encoded in one genomic region:
- the LOC127781965 gene encoding F-box protein At3g07870-like produces the protein MAAAGIGHIPSDAVVEILVRLPPSSRRRCRLVCRHWRDLVDDRTPEMRSRAKALVLVHAVAHVFDDLPEGRRRQLLPNCRGVDIVGTCNGLVFLCEWSRGFALVNPFTGERLDGAGVPPPPCPRGEEPPFYQPTHAAYAFGYHPTTGRYKIVHFPIQDRRTETFDAVRVLTLGAEEDASTSWRDVPMPAGGSSRRGSCGVVSVDGSTYWITRDTERVMSLDLGDDERVAAVTPLLPARTAGPGCTCKLTDVRGRLGVAVSVSMATSTDTDVWVLEGGGGGGGERRWSRRYSVRVHGVEQQLAWPHFAHGEHVLTTSTHCSIRGFLYAHRLSDDGRRRLQCSAVRINERRPGKVVGSFGACYRRDLRTFAYVETTEPVSVFRLRG, from the coding sequence ATGGCGGCCGCAGGCATCGGGCACATCCCCTCGGACGCCGTCGTGGAGATCCTGGTGCGCCTCCCgccgagctcgcggcggcggtgccgcctCGTGTGCCGGCACTGGCGCGACCTCGTCGACGACCGCACGCCGGAGATGCGGAGCCGCGCCAAGGCGCTCGTCCTGGTCCACGCCGTCGCGCACGTGTTCGACGACCTgccggaggggcggcgccggcagctGCTGCCCAACTGCCGCGGCGTCGACATCGTCGGCACGTGCAACGGGCTGGTATTCCTGTGCGAGTGGTCCAGGGGCTTCGCCCTGGTGAACCCGTTCACCGGCGAGAGGCtggacggcgccggcgtcccgccgccgccgtgtccgcgCGGCGAGGAGCCACCCTTCTACCAGCCGACGCACGCGGCGTACGCCTTCGGCTACCACCCGACGACGGGGAGGTACAAGATCGTGCACTTCCCCATCCAGGACAGACGGACCGAGACGTTCGACGCGGTGCGCGTGCTCACGCtcggggcggaggaggacgcgTCGACGTCGTGGCGAGACGTGCCGATGCCCGCCGGCGGATCGAGCCGCCGCGGCAGCTGCGGCGTCGTCAGCGTCGACGGCTCCACGTACTGGATCACCAGGGACACCGAGAGGGTCATGTCGCTggacctcggcgacgacgagcgcgtcgccgccgtcacgccGCTGCTCCCGGCGCGCACGGCGGGGCCGGGCTGCACCTGCAAGCTGACGGACGTGCGCGGCAGGCTCGGCGTCGCCGTCAGCGTCAGCATGGCGACGAGCACCGACACCGACGTGTGGGTGctcgaaggaggaggaggcggcggcggcgagcggcggtggagccGGCGGTACAGCGTGCGGGTGCACGGCGTGGAGCAGCAGCTGGCGTGGCCGCACTTCGCCCACGGCGAGCACGTCCTGACGACGTCGACGCACTGTAGCATCCGGGGGTTCTTGTACGCGCACCGGCTGAGcgacgacgggaggcggcggctgcagtGCAGCGCGGTGAGGATCaacgagcggcggccggggaagGTGGTGGGCTCGTTCGGCGCTTGTTACCGCCGGGATCTCCGGACCTTCGCCTACGTCGAGACCACCGAGCCGGTCAGCGTGTTCAGGCTCCGGGGATGA